A genomic segment from Nocardia cyriacigeorgica GUH-2 encodes:
- a CDS encoding enoyl-CoA hydratase-related protein, with amino-acid sequence MPSLDYHDKIAVLDLGDGENRFSPAFLDELNTHLDTVLADGAHALITTASAKFYSNGLDLDWLSANGDRADWYVGRVHQLFARVLTLGLPTVAAMPGHAFGAGAMLAIAHDYRIMRADRGYFCFPEVDIRIPFTPGMAALIQAKLTPQTAVASMTTGRRWGGVDAAAAGIVDTTAPEGELVSAAIELLTPLGAKDPGTLAAIKQTMFAPAVAALT; translated from the coding sequence ATGCCCAGCCTCGACTACCACGACAAGATCGCCGTCCTCGACCTCGGCGACGGCGAAAACCGTTTCTCCCCCGCCTTCCTCGACGAACTGAACACCCACCTCGACACCGTCCTCGCCGACGGCGCGCACGCCCTCATCACCACCGCGAGCGCCAAGTTCTACTCCAACGGCCTCGACCTGGACTGGCTCTCGGCCAACGGCGACCGCGCCGACTGGTACGTCGGCCGTGTTCACCAGCTCTTCGCCCGGGTCCTCACCCTCGGCCTGCCCACCGTCGCCGCCATGCCCGGCCACGCATTCGGCGCCGGCGCCATGCTCGCCATCGCCCACGACTACCGCATCATGCGCGCCGACCGCGGCTACTTCTGCTTCCCCGAAGTCGACATCCGCATCCCCTTCACCCCCGGCATGGCGGCACTGATCCAAGCCAAACTCACCCCGCAGACCGCCGTGGCATCGATGACGACCGGACGCCGCTGGGGCGGCGTGGACGCCGCCGCAGCAGGCATCGTCGACACCACCGCACCCGAAGGCGAATTGGTCTCCGCCGCCATCGAACTCCTGACCCCGCTGGGAGCCAAGGATCCGGGCACTCTGGCCGCCATCAAACAGACCATGTTCGCCCCGGCCGTCGCCGCGCTCACGTAG
- a CDS encoding LysE family translocator, which produces MVPLHSLIAFAGLAFVLVVVPGPSVLFTIGRAITVGRRAALLTVAGNAAGVYVQVVAVAVGLGAIVTTSATVFTAIKLAGAGYLIWLGIQAIRHRHDMVATVSAAMPSQRRTMMTALRDGFVVGFANPKSIVFLAALLPQFVTTSAGAVPVQMMLLGLCIPVFGLIFDSIWALAAVAARTWFGRSLQRLAAVGATGGVVMIGIGTSLAFTGNRAAA; this is translated from the coding sequence ATGGTGCCGCTCCACAGCCTGATCGCCTTTGCCGGATTGGCGTTCGTCCTCGTCGTCGTCCCGGGACCGAGCGTGTTGTTCACCATCGGACGTGCCATCACGGTCGGGCGGCGGGCCGCGCTGCTCACTGTTGCGGGCAACGCCGCCGGCGTCTATGTGCAAGTCGTTGCCGTCGCGGTGGGTCTGGGCGCGATAGTGACGACATCGGCGACGGTGTTCACGGCGATCAAGCTCGCCGGTGCCGGCTATCTGATCTGGCTGGGCATTCAGGCGATCCGGCACCGGCACGACATGGTCGCGACCGTCTCTGCCGCAATGCCATCGCAGCGGCGCACGATGATGACCGCGCTGCGTGACGGATTCGTCGTCGGCTTCGCAAACCCGAAATCCATCGTCTTCCTGGCAGCGCTGCTGCCGCAATTCGTGACCACCTCGGCCGGTGCCGTGCCCGTGCAAATGATGCTGCTGGGACTGTGTATCCCGGTATTCGGCCTGATCTTCGACTCGATTTGGGCCTTGGCCGCGGTGGCAGCCCGCACCTGGTTCGGGCGCTCGCTACAGCGGTTGGCGGCGGTCGGTGCGACCGGCGGCGTCGTCATGATCGGTATCGGCACCTCGCTGGCGTTCACCGGTAACAGGGCGGCTGCGTGA
- a CDS encoding heme ABC transporter ATP-binding protein, with protein sequence MTGLKNSWEAVLSRAHELPSTPAPGTVTLRARGVSVERRGGGAKPRRVLADVDFEVAAGEVVALVGPNGAGKSTLLAVLAGELEPTEGSVELDGRAVTEWTPLDMARRRAVLPQSHTVGFPFSAGAVVAMGRAPWQRTALRERDDEIIAASMAATDVTHLSEQAFPTLSGGERARVALARVLAQDTATLLLDEPTAALDLGHQEAVLRLADQRAEAGAAVVVVLHDLGVAAAYADRVAVLDNGRIAADGPPREVLTTDLLTRVYQYPVEVLDHPVTGAQLVLPARGGGVG encoded by the coding sequence GTGACGGGGTTGAAGAACAGTTGGGAAGCCGTGCTGTCGCGGGCGCACGAACTGCCGTCGACGCCCGCGCCCGGCACCGTGACATTGCGGGCGCGTGGGGTGAGTGTCGAGCGGCGCGGCGGCGGCGCGAAACCGCGACGCGTGCTCGCCGACGTCGATTTCGAGGTCGCCGCAGGCGAAGTCGTGGCGCTGGTTGGCCCCAACGGCGCGGGCAAGTCGACGTTGCTGGCGGTGCTGGCCGGCGAGCTGGAACCCACCGAAGGCAGTGTGGAGCTCGACGGCCGCGCCGTCACCGAATGGACGCCCCTGGACATGGCGCGCCGCCGCGCGGTCCTGCCGCAAAGCCACACCGTCGGGTTCCCGTTCTCCGCGGGTGCGGTGGTGGCGATGGGCCGTGCGCCCTGGCAGCGCACGGCATTGCGTGAACGCGACGACGAGATCATCGCCGCCTCGATGGCCGCCACCGACGTCACCCACCTGTCCGAGCAGGCGTTTCCCACCCTGTCCGGTGGTGAGCGGGCCCGTGTGGCGTTGGCCCGGGTCCTGGCCCAGGACACCGCGACCCTGTTGCTGGACGAACCCACCGCCGCCCTCGACCTCGGCCACCAGGAAGCGGTGCTACGCCTGGCCGACCAGCGTGCCGAAGCCGGGGCCGCGGTGGTGGTGGTCCTGCACGATCTCGGCGTCGCCGCCGCCTACGCCGACCGGGTCGCCGTCCTCGACAACGGCCGCATCGCCGCCGACGGCCCACCCCGCGAGGTCCTCACCACCGACCTGCTGACCCGCGTCTACCAGTACCCGGTCGAAGTGCTCGACCATCCGGTGACGGGCGCGCAGCTGGTGCTACCAGCGCGGGGTGGGGGCGTCGGGTAG
- a CDS encoding FecCD family ABC transporter permease, whose amino-acid sequence MSEQVKLAERRPTTPRWSRTTLVFVAAVAALIVLALASAAIGQVPTSIGEVAGSVLHRIGLDWGPLPAHPAGEVTLWEVRFPRVMLAILVGAALATAGALLQGVFANPLAEPGVIGVSAGAAVGAGTVIVLGGAFVAAWSVAAAAFVAGLATTALVYLLARSNGRTEVVTLVLTGVAINAFASGLIAFLLFVASPAARDQIVFWQLGSLNGATWSAVWVVAALTVAGVGAAIVVAPKLDLLALGESAARHLGVDVERLRRNVIVMVAILTTAGVAFSGIILFVGLIVPHLVRMLVGPGHRVLIPLSAVIGAVVLLAADVAARSLVDNADLPLGMLTSLIGGPFFFWLLRRTRARSGGWA is encoded by the coding sequence ATGAGCGAGCAGGTGAAACTCGCCGAACGACGGCCCACCACGCCCCGCTGGTCGCGCACGACGCTGGTGTTTGTTGCGGCGGTCGCGGCGCTGATCGTGCTGGCGTTGGCGTCGGCGGCGATCGGGCAGGTGCCCACCAGCATTGGTGAGGTCGCCGGATCGGTGCTGCATCGCATCGGCCTGGACTGGGGTCCGCTGCCCGCCCATCCGGCCGGTGAGGTGACGCTGTGGGAGGTGCGGTTCCCGCGGGTGATGCTCGCCATCCTGGTCGGCGCCGCTCTGGCGACAGCGGGTGCATTGTTGCAGGGCGTGTTCGCCAACCCGCTGGCCGAACCCGGCGTCATCGGAGTGTCGGCCGGTGCGGCGGTCGGCGCGGGCACCGTCATCGTGCTCGGCGGGGCGTTCGTGGCGGCCTGGTCGGTGGCCGCGGCCGCGTTCGTGGCCGGGTTGGCGACCACGGCGCTGGTGTATCTGCTGGCCCGGTCCAACGGCCGCACCGAAGTGGTGACCCTGGTGCTCACCGGCGTCGCCATCAATGCCTTCGCCAGCGGCCTGATCGCGTTCCTGCTGTTCGTCGCCTCGCCGGCGGCACGCGATCAGATCGTGTTCTGGCAGCTGGGCAGCCTCAACGGCGCCACCTGGTCGGCGGTGTGGGTGGTGGCCGCGCTCACCGTCGCCGGCGTGGGCGCGGCGATCGTGGTGGCACCGAAACTGGACCTGCTCGCGCTGGGTGAATCGGCGGCCCGGCATCTCGGTGTCGATGTGGAGCGATTGCGGCGCAACGTCATCGTGATGGTGGCGATCCTGACCACCGCGGGTGTGGCGTTCAGCGGCATCATCCTGTTCGTCGGGTTGATCGTGCCGCACCTGGTGCGGATGCTGGTCGGACCCGGCCATCGGGTGCTGATCCCGCTGAGCGCGGTGATCGGCGCGGTCGTGCTGCTGGCCGCCGACGTCGCCGCACGTTCCCTGGTCGACAATGCCGACCTCCCGCTGGGCATGCTCACCTCGCTGATCGGCGGGCCGTTCTTCTTCTGGTTGCTGCGCCGCACCCGCGCGCGTTCGGGAGGGTGGGCATGA
- a CDS encoding heme/hemin ABC transporter substrate-binding protein, which produces MRYDRVRSGWVRAVLAALALGVLVVSTGCGASGQGSVDGHRGPATAQLADAAPVPIGPEPTPALPATVRSFDGTEVTVTSADRILAADRYGTLMQTVWALGLGDNLVGRSTAGVFPEVADLPNITGGNGSLNVESILALRPTVFLTDTTSASPAVREQLRATGVTVVYFDPQRTMDGVVPQIEAVAAALGVPDRGQALAQRTRDEIAAASAAVPAQNPPLKIAFLYLRSTAITMLAGPGSGADALIAAIGGRDAGTEAGVTEPFTAITSEAMITAAPDVLLVMTDGLKSVGGVEGVAKIPGIAQTPAGRNQRIVDMSDAVLLSFGPNTGRVIEALSEAVYGPAGA; this is translated from the coding sequence ATGAGGTATGACCGTGTCCGATCCGGGTGGGTCCGCGCCGTGCTCGCCGCGCTCGCTCTCGGAGTGCTGGTGGTGTCGACCGGGTGCGGTGCGAGTGGCCAGGGCTCCGTCGACGGCCACCGTGGCCCGGCCACCGCGCAGCTGGCCGACGCGGCGCCGGTCCCGATCGGCCCGGAACCGACCCCGGCGCTGCCGGCCACGGTGCGTTCCTTCGACGGCACCGAGGTCACCGTCACCTCCGCCGACCGCATCCTCGCCGCCGACCGCTACGGCACCCTCATGCAGACGGTGTGGGCGCTAGGACTGGGCGACAACCTCGTCGGCCGCTCCACCGCCGGAGTGTTCCCGGAAGTGGCCGACCTGCCCAACATCACCGGCGGCAACGGCTCACTGAACGTCGAATCGATCCTTGCGCTGCGGCCCACGGTGTTCCTCACCGACACCACCAGCGCCTCCCCGGCGGTGCGGGAACAGTTGCGCGCCACCGGCGTCACGGTCGTCTACTTCGATCCGCAGCGCACCATGGACGGCGTCGTGCCGCAGATCGAGGCCGTGGCCGCCGCGCTCGGCGTCCCCGACCGCGGGCAGGCGCTGGCCCAGCGCACCCGCGACGAGATCGCCGCCGCCTCCGCCGCGGTGCCTGCGCAGAATCCGCCGCTGAAGATCGCGTTCCTGTATTTGCGGTCGACCGCCATCACCATGCTCGCCGGCCCCGGTTCGGGCGCGGATGCGCTCATCGCCGCGATCGGCGGCCGCGACGCAGGCACCGAAGCCGGAGTGACCGAACCGTTCACCGCGATCACCAGCGAAGCGATGATCACCGCGGCGCCGGATGTGCTGCTGGTGATGACCGACGGCCTGAAATCGGTGGGCGGGGTCGAGGGCGTGGCCAAGATCCCCGGTATCGCGCAGACCCCGGCGGGACGTAACCAACGGATCGTCGACATGTCGGATGCGGTGCTGTTGAGCTTCGGCCCCAATACCGGCCGCGTCATCGAGGCGCTCAGCGAAGCCGTCTACGGTCCGGCAGGAGCATGA
- a CDS encoding aldo/keto reductase yields MEQRTVGRSGLRVSRIGLATHTWGTRTDADQAAVQLMAFVEAGGTLVDTSPVYAGGAAQRILADLLGDLVSRDDLVLSGCAGLHPRPVPPAADGTPPMPQVPGIGVDTSRRTLLRQLDRTLLELGTDHLDIWHIAAWDPRTPLEEVAATVELALRSGRVRYAGVRGFTAWQLASLAAMAPITVTQTPYSLLARTAEDDTVPAAAHHGVGMIATAPLAGGILTGKYRDGVPADSRGADEATAAEIRGRLDERATRVVDALVTAADGLATSPLAVALAWIRDRPGVASMFVGARDIGQLTGVLAAETLELPRAIAAALDDVSARTD; encoded by the coding sequence ATGGAACAGCGGACGGTCGGTCGCAGCGGCCTGCGGGTCTCGCGGATCGGATTGGCCACCCACACCTGGGGCACCCGCACCGATGCCGACCAGGCAGCGGTGCAGTTGATGGCGTTCGTCGAGGCCGGCGGCACCCTCGTCGACACCTCCCCGGTCTACGCCGGCGGCGCCGCCCAGCGGATCCTGGCCGATCTGCTCGGCGATCTGGTCTCCCGCGACGATCTGGTGCTCAGCGGCTGCGCGGGCCTGCATCCGCGTCCCGTCCCGCCCGCCGCCGACGGCACACCGCCGATGCCGCAGGTCCCGGGCATCGGGGTGGACACCTCGCGCCGCACCCTGCTGCGGCAACTGGATCGAACCCTGCTCGAACTGGGCACCGACCATCTCGACATCTGGCATATCGCAGCCTGGGATCCGCGCACCCCGCTCGAGGAGGTGGCGGCCACTGTCGAGTTGGCGCTGCGTTCGGGGCGGGTGCGGTACGCGGGGGTTCGCGGGTTCACCGCCTGGCAGCTGGCGAGCCTGGCCGCGATGGCGCCGATCACCGTCACCCAGACCCCGTATTCGCTGCTGGCGCGTACGGCCGAGGACGACACCGTGCCCGCGGCCGCCCATCACGGTGTCGGGATGATCGCCACCGCGCCGCTGGCCGGCGGCATCCTCACCGGCAAATACCGTGACGGCGTGCCGGCCGACTCCCGCGGCGCCGACGAGGCCACCGCCGCCGAGATCCGCGGCCGCCTCGACGAGCGCGCCACCCGCGTGGTCGACGCCCTGGTCACCGCCGCCGACGGGTTGGCGACCTCACCGCTGGCGGTGGCGCTGGCCTGGATCCGCGACCGGCCGGGTGTGGCGAGCATGTTCGTCGGCGCCCGCGATATCGGCCAGCTGACCGGGGTGCTGGCCGCCGAAACCCTCGAGTTGCCGCGCGCCATCGCCGCGGCCCTCGACGATGTGAGCGCGCGCACGGACTAG
- a CDS encoding undecaprenyl-diphosphate phosphatase has translation MTWLQAIVLGLVQGLTEFLPISSSGHLRIVSSVFFGDDAGASFTAVTQLGTEAAVLVFFAKDIWRIVKVWCSTVFAKLTQRSRETVPLSEQVTTKLPVVTGSGPLGYDPDADAQRELDYRIGWYVIIATIPIGVLGFLFKDLIRTGARNLWLVSFMLIAFALVIAAAEYYGRKTRPIEQLTTRDGLIMGLAQCLALIPGVSRSGATSSAGLFLGLEREAAVRFSFLLAIPAVTASGLFSLPDAFEPAGEGLNASGAQLLVATLIAFVAGYASVAWLLRFVGNHSFYWFVGYRIVLGLVVMGLLAGGVVSAT, from the coding sequence ATGACCTGGCTCCAGGCGATAGTGCTCGGCCTGGTGCAGGGGCTGACGGAATTCCTGCCGATCTCCTCCTCGGGACACCTGCGGATCGTGTCGTCGGTGTTTTTCGGCGACGACGCGGGCGCCTCCTTCACCGCCGTCACCCAGCTCGGCACCGAGGCCGCGGTGCTGGTGTTCTTCGCCAAGGACATCTGGCGCATCGTGAAGGTCTGGTGTTCCACGGTGTTCGCCAAACTCACCCAGCGTTCCCGCGAGACGGTGCCGCTGAGCGAGCAGGTCACCACCAAACTGCCCGTCGTCACCGGATCCGGGCCGCTGGGCTACGACCCCGACGCCGACGCCCAACGCGAACTCGACTACCGCATCGGCTGGTATGTGATCATCGCCACCATCCCCATCGGTGTGCTCGGGTTCCTGTTCAAAGACCTCATCCGCACCGGCGCCCGCAACCTGTGGCTGGTGTCGTTCATGCTGATCGCGTTCGCGCTGGTGATCGCCGCCGCCGAATACTACGGCCGCAAGACCCGCCCGATCGAGCAGCTCACCACCCGCGACGGACTGATCATGGGCCTTGCCCAGTGCCTGGCGCTGATCCCGGGCGTGTCCCGATCCGGCGCCACCTCCAGCGCGGGCCTGTTCCTCGGTCTCGAACGCGAGGCCGCGGTCCGGTTCTCGTTCCTGCTGGCCATCCCCGCCGTCACCGCCTCGGGCCTGTTCAGCCTGCCCGACGCCTTCGAACCCGCCGGTGAGGGCCTCAATGCCAGCGGGGCGCAGCTGCTGGTGGCCACCCTGATCGCCTTCGTCGCCGGCTACGCGTCGGTGGCGTGGCTGCTGCGGTTCGTCGGCAACCACAGCTTCTACTGGTTCGTCGGCTACCGCATCGTGCTCGGGCTGGTCGTGATGGGCCTGCTCGCGGGCGGGGTGGTGTCGGCGACATGA
- a CDS encoding histidine phosphatase family protein, whose product MTVILLRHGVSTSNTAHTLAGRSPGVELTDRGAEQARQVAERLGGLPIQAIVISPMLRCQRTVAPLAEKTGLEPVVEARLAEVDYGDWTGRPIAELLTEPLWKVVQRHASGAVFPGGEGLADVQTRAVAAIREHDRTLAEEHGGDVLWVACTHGDVIKSVLADALGLHLDGFQRIVVEPASISVVRYTPTAPYVTRINDTGPDLDGLVPAPAQNSAQSGPVPGGEIGAAGNTDNGNARPSDSPS is encoded by the coding sequence ATGACGGTGATCCTGCTGCGCCACGGTGTGTCGACCTCCAACACCGCGCACACACTGGCCGGCCGCAGCCCCGGCGTCGAACTCACCGACCGCGGCGCTGAACAAGCCCGCCAGGTCGCCGAACGCCTGGGCGGACTGCCCATCCAGGCGATCGTGATCTCGCCGATGCTGCGCTGCCAGCGCACCGTCGCCCCGCTGGCCGAGAAGACCGGCCTCGAACCGGTCGTGGAGGCCCGCCTGGCCGAGGTCGACTACGGCGACTGGACCGGACGCCCCATCGCCGAACTGCTCACCGAACCGCTGTGGAAGGTCGTGCAACGACACGCCTCGGGCGCGGTGTTCCCCGGCGGGGAAGGCCTCGCCGATGTGCAGACCCGCGCGGTCGCCGCGATCCGCGAACACGACCGCACCCTGGCCGAGGAACACGGCGGGGACGTGCTGTGGGTGGCCTGCACCCACGGCGACGTCATCAAATCCGTGCTCGCCGACGCGCTCGGGCTGCACCTGGACGGCTTCCAGCGCATCGTGGTCGAACCGGCCTCGATCAGCGTGGTCCGCTACACCCCGACCGCGCCGTATGTGACCCGGATCAACGACACCGGCCCCGATCTCGACGGCCTGGTCCCCGCGCCCGCGCAAAACTCCGCACAGTCGGGCCCGGTGCCCGGGGGTGAGATCGGCGCGGCCGGGAACACGGATAATGGGAATGCGCGGCCCAGCGATTCCCCGTCATGA
- a CDS encoding DUF3090 domain-containing protein — MSRAIHVFRTPERFVAGTVGEPGDRAFYLQAVQEPRVVSVLLEKQQVKVLADRMGLLLDEVARRFGAEVPPQADDVSDNAPLVTPIDAEFRVGTMGLGWDADAGAVVVELLAITETEVDESVVLDDTEEGPDAVRVFLTPMQAREFALRSARVIAAGRPPCPLCGEPLSARGHMCVRTNGYKRGDIFGATELEE; from the coding sequence GTGTCACGAGCAATCCATGTATTCCGCACCCCCGAACGTTTCGTCGCCGGAACCGTCGGTGAACCGGGCGATCGCGCGTTCTACCTGCAAGCCGTGCAAGAGCCGCGCGTGGTCAGCGTGCTGCTGGAAAAGCAGCAGGTGAAGGTGCTCGCCGACCGCATGGGTCTGCTGCTGGACGAGGTGGCGCGCCGCTTCGGCGCCGAGGTGCCGCCGCAAGCCGACGACGTCAGCGACAACGCGCCCCTGGTCACCCCGATCGACGCCGAATTCCGCGTCGGCACCATGGGCCTGGGCTGGGACGCCGACGCCGGCGCGGTCGTGGTGGAACTGCTCGCGATCACCGAAACCGAGGTCGACGAATCGGTGGTGCTCGACGACACCGAAGAAGGCCCCGACGCGGTGCGGGTGTTCCTCACCCCGATGCAGGCGCGCGAGTTCGCGCTGCGCTCGGCGCGGGTGATCGCGGCCGGGCGCCCGCCGTGCCCGCTGTGCGGGGAGCCGCTGTCGGCGCGCGGGCACATGTGCGTGCGCACCAACGGCTACAAACGCGGCGACATCTTCGGCGCCACCGAGCTGGAGGAGTGA
- a CDS encoding SCO1664 family protein, translated as MPAAGDEFTTGELTVIGRVTTASNLTLVCDIGDGETPLRVVYKPVRGEQPLWDFPDGTLAGREVASYLISEALGWSVIPETILREGPFGPGMVQRWITAADNHTDRGHRLDLVDLCPPGAVPDGFCEVLRALDPEGNEVALIHADDPRLHRMAVLDVLLNNADRKGGHALEGIDGQVYGVDHGICLHSEHKLRTVLWGWAGQPIDEALLTDIEAFTDALPGELADALSAHITDAEIDALLDRAKRLLDQPTMPLPVTARPIPWPAF; from the coding sequence GTGCCCGCGGCAGGTGACGAGTTCACCACCGGCGAGCTGACGGTGATCGGGCGCGTGACCACCGCGAGCAACCTCACCCTCGTCTGCGATATCGGCGACGGCGAGACGCCACTGCGGGTGGTGTACAAGCCGGTGCGCGGGGAACAGCCGCTGTGGGATTTTCCCGACGGCACCCTCGCCGGCCGCGAAGTGGCCTCCTATCTGATCTCCGAGGCGCTGGGCTGGTCGGTCATCCCCGAGACGATCCTGCGCGAGGGCCCGTTCGGGCCGGGCATGGTGCAGCGCTGGATCACCGCCGCCGACAACCACACCGACCGCGGTCACCGCCTCGATCTGGTCGATTTGTGCCCGCCCGGCGCGGTCCCCGACGGGTTCTGTGAGGTGCTGCGCGCACTCGACCCCGAAGGCAACGAGGTCGCACTCATCCACGCCGACGATCCGCGCCTGCACCGGATGGCGGTACTGGATGTGCTGCTCAACAACGCCGACCGCAAGGGCGGGCACGCGCTGGAAGGCATCGACGGCCAGGTCTACGGCGTCGACCACGGCATCTGCCTGCACAGCGAGCACAAACTGCGCACCGTGCTGTGGGGGTGGGCCGGACAACCCATCGACGAAGCCCTGCTCACCGATATCGAGGCCTTCACCGACGCACTGCCCGGTGAACTCGCCGACGCGCTGTCGGCGCATATCACCGACGCCGAGATAGATGCGTTGCTCGACCGCGCGAAGCGGCTGCTCGACCAGCCGACGATGCCGCTGCCGGTGACCGCGCGCCCGATTCCCTGGCCGGCGTTCTGA
- the mshC gene encoding cysteine--1-D-myo-inosityl 2-amino-2-deoxy-alpha-D-glucopyranoside ligase gives MQSWSDTPIPTVPGAGPPLRLYDTADRQVRPVTPGATATMYVCGITPYDATHLGHAATYLSFDLINRIWRDGGHQVHYVQNVTDVDDPLFERAARDGVDWRELGTSEIELYREDMTALRIIPPRDYIGAIESVDEVVEFVGKLLASGAAYTVDDPEFPDIYFRADATEQFGYESGYDRATMERLFAERGGDPDRPGKRDTIDALLWRAARPDEPSWPSPFGPGRPGWHIECAAIAVNRLGTEFDIQGGGSDLIYPHHEYSAAHAEALVAGRRFARHYVHAGLIGLDGEKMSKSRGNLVLVSKLRRAGVDPAAIRLGLLAGHYRQDRMWTDTVLDEAVARLDRWRRATAVPAAGDATDTIARLRQHLADDLDTPKALAAIDNWADEALTYGGTDTDAPGAIATAVDALLGVRL, from the coding sequence ATGCAGTCCTGGTCCGATACCCCGATCCCGACGGTCCCCGGAGCAGGACCCCCGTTGCGGTTGTACGACACCGCCGACCGGCAGGTGCGCCCGGTGACCCCCGGCGCCACCGCCACCATGTACGTCTGCGGCATCACCCCCTACGACGCCACCCACCTCGGCCACGCCGCCACCTACCTCAGCTTCGACCTGATCAACCGGATCTGGCGCGACGGCGGCCACCAGGTGCACTACGTGCAGAACGTCACCGATGTCGACGACCCGCTGTTCGAACGCGCCGCCCGCGACGGCGTCGACTGGCGCGAGCTGGGCACCAGCGAGATCGAGCTGTACCGCGAGGACATGACCGCGCTGCGGATCATCCCGCCCCGCGACTACATCGGCGCCATCGAATCGGTCGACGAGGTCGTGGAGTTCGTCGGCAAACTGCTCGCCTCCGGCGCCGCCTACACCGTCGACGATCCCGAATTCCCCGACATCTACTTCCGCGCCGACGCCACCGAACAGTTCGGCTACGAATCCGGCTACGACCGCGCCACCATGGAACGGTTGTTCGCCGAACGCGGCGGCGACCCCGACCGACCCGGCAAACGCGACACCATCGACGCGCTGCTGTGGCGCGCGGCCCGCCCCGATGAACCGTCGTGGCCGTCTCCGTTCGGCCCCGGCCGACCCGGCTGGCATATCGAATGTGCCGCGATCGCGGTCAACCGGCTGGGCACCGAGTTCGACATCCAGGGCGGCGGCAGCGACCTGATCTACCCGCACCACGAATACTCCGCCGCCCACGCCGAGGCCTTGGTCGCCGGACGCCGTTTCGCCCGCCACTACGTCCACGCCGGCCTGATCGGTTTGGACGGGGAGAAGATGTCCAAATCGCGCGGCAACCTCGTGCTGGTGTCGAAACTGCGCCGCGCCGGAGTCGACCCGGCCGCGATCCGCCTGGGCCTACTGGCCGGCCACTACCGCCAGGACCGCATGTGGACCGACACCGTCCTCGACGAGGCCGTCGCACGCCTGGACCGCTGGCGCCGCGCCACCGCCGTGCCCGCCGCCGGCGACGCCACCGACACCATCGCCCGCCTGCGTCAACACCTCGCCGACGACCTCGACACCCCCAAAGCGCTCGCCGCGATCGACAACTGGGCCGACGAAGCCCTCACCTACGGCGGCACCGACACCGACGCACCCGGCGCCATCGCGACCGCGGTCGACGCGTTGCTGGGCGTGCGGCTCTGA
- a CDS encoding nitroreductase/quinone reductase family protein has translation MTQSTRPPGVLRFWRLSGPGAKFLAPVVPFWVVLETTGRHSGQPRRKPLARGITEGTQMLLVSVHGRRADWVRNIEADPRVRLRTGLRWRSGIASVEPLTPQQLERFNDYVRSAASRFAMDGTEQVLVRIDTNSSAR, from the coding sequence ATGACGCAGTCCACGAGACCCCCTGGGGTCCTGCGCTTTTGGCGGTTGTCCGGGCCCGGCGCGAAATTCCTGGCGCCGGTCGTCCCGTTCTGGGTGGTGCTGGAAACCACCGGACGGCACTCCGGGCAGCCGCGGCGTAAACCGCTGGCGCGCGGCATCACCGAAGGCACGCAGATGTTGCTGGTGTCGGTGCATGGGCGGCGAGCGGATTGGGTGCGCAATATCGAGGCCGATCCGCGGGTGCGGCTGCGGACCGGGTTGCGGTGGCGTAGCGGGATCGCGTCGGTCGAGCCGCTGACGCCGCAGCAGTTGGAACGGTTCAACGACTATGTGCGCTCGGCGGCGAGCCGGTTCGCGATGGACGGCACCGAACAGGTGCTGGTGCGCATCGACACCAACTCCTCAGCGCGCTGA